In Lactococcus garvieae subsp. garvieae, the following proteins share a genomic window:
- the dnaB gene encoding replicative DNA helicase, producing MPDIDIIKAPPQDLAAEQAVLGAIFLDSDRLIEVKEFLSTDDFYKNAHKIIFRAMEYLSDNREAIDVLTVRSLLENQNDLETIGGIAYIAELATATPTAANASYYAKIVAEKSLLRQLINKLTQSVEKAYSQEDPAEDVLAEAEKSLIDVQQGRNTSSFRRISDVLSMNLDDLEERAKQKSTITGIATGYPALDAMTTGLHEEELIILAARPAVGKTAFALNIAQNIGTKQDKTVAIFSLEMGAESLVNRMLAAEGTIESHNLRTGQLNDEEWNQYFIAMGTLSKASIYIDDTPGIKITEIRARSRKLAQETGNLGLIVIDYLQLISGTGRENRQQEVSEISRQLKILAKELKVPVIALSQLSRGVEQRQDKRPVLSDIRESGSIEQDADIVAFLYRDDYYDRAGADDDDEGFNDVPEVDNKVEVIIEKNRSGSRGTVELLFLKEYNKFASIDNRYED from the coding sequence ATGCCTGATATTGATATTATCAAAGCACCACCACAAGATTTAGCCGCCGAACAAGCCGTTTTGGGGGCTATTTTCCTTGATAGTGACCGCTTGATTGAAGTAAAAGAATTTCTTTCTACGGATGACTTTTACAAAAACGCACACAAAATTATTTTCCGTGCTATGGAGTACTTGTCGGACAATCGTGAAGCGATTGATGTGTTGACTGTCCGCTCGCTTTTAGAAAACCAAAATGACTTAGAGACTATCGGGGGCATCGCTTATATTGCTGAGCTTGCCACTGCAACACCAACGGCAGCTAATGCTTCTTATTATGCGAAAATCGTTGCCGAAAAATCTTTGCTCCGTCAGCTGATTAATAAATTAACACAGAGTGTAGAAAAAGCTTACAGTCAGGAAGATCCCGCCGAGGATGTTCTTGCGGAAGCTGAAAAGTCATTGATTGATGTGCAGCAAGGACGTAATACATCAAGCTTTCGTCGGATTTCAGACGTCTTGTCAATGAATCTCGACGATCTGGAAGAACGAGCTAAACAAAAATCAACGATTACCGGTATCGCGACTGGCTATCCGGCCTTGGATGCTATGACAACAGGTCTCCATGAGGAGGAACTTATTATTCTTGCTGCACGTCCAGCCGTGGGTAAGACAGCCTTTGCTTTAAATATTGCGCAGAATATTGGGACCAAACAAGATAAAACTGTCGCTATCTTTTCATTGGAAATGGGTGCGGAAAGTCTTGTTAACCGGATGCTTGCAGCGGAAGGAACAATTGAATCCCATAACTTACGTACTGGTCAGCTTAATGACGAAGAGTGGAACCAATATTTTATTGCTATGGGGACACTTTCGAAAGCAAGTATCTACATTGATGATACTCCAGGGATTAAGATTACAGAGATACGGGCACGTTCTCGTAAACTCGCACAGGAAACAGGCAATCTTGGTCTTATCGTGATTGACTATTTGCAGTTGATTTCGGGCACAGGCCGAGAAAACCGCCAACAAGAAGTCTCCGAAATTTCACGTCAGTTGAAGATTCTGGCTAAAGAGTTAAAGGTTCCTGTCATTGCTTTGAGTCAGCTTTCACGTGGAGTAGAACAACGTCAGGATAAACGACCTGTCTTGTCAGACATTCGTGAATCCGGGTCAATCGAGCAAGATGCGGATATTGTCGCCTTCCTTTATCGGGATGATTATTATGACCGTGCCGGGGCTGACGATGATGATGAGGGCTTTAACGATGTCCCAGAAGTAGA
- the rplI gene encoding 50S ribosomal protein L9, which yields MKVVFLADVKGQGKKGEIKEVPTGYANNFLLKKNLAKVATSAAVAELQGKTKAKEKEEAEELAAAKALKERLEQDDVMVEIKMKVGTTGHTFGAVDKADIAKALQSQLDVKVDKRKIQLINKIQALGIKDVPIKLHRDVTATVKVKVSER from the coding sequence ATGAAAGTAGTATTTTTAGCAGATGTAAAAGGACAAGGAAAAAAAGGCGAAATCAAAGAAGTACCCACAGGTTATGCAAATAACTTTCTCCTTAAGAAAAATTTAGCAAAAGTTGCAACAAGTGCTGCTGTGGCAGAACTTCAAGGTAAAACAAAAGCTAAAGAAAAAGAAGAAGCTGAAGAACTCGCAGCAGCTAAAGCATTGAAAGAACGTCTTGAGCAAGATGATGTCATGGTTGAAATCAAGATGAAAGTGGGAACAACAGGTCACACCTTCGGTGCCGTGGATAAAGCAGATATCGCGAAAGCACTTCAAAGTCAATTGGATGTCAAAGTGGACAAACGTAAAATTCAATTGATCAATAAGATTCAAGCGCTTGGAATTAAAGATGTTCCAATCAAATTGCACCGTGATGTAACTGCTACAGTCAAGGTCAAAGTAAGCGAGAGATAA
- a CDS encoding DHH family phosphoesterase: protein MKSVQRFSPITIVLVMVIVQALESFLLIFSGSRMMAVFYLFLMNILITVGILLQARNYRLRRVEFIRKINDEAENSLNATLDNMPIGVIRYNKETYEPEWFNPFIDLIYHGDDRVLDKEEVKAIIQKYHEERNQFFTIEKKKYFITLDDEKNLIYLADATSEANSRESLQESRAVIGSISVDNYDDVTDLIADSERTKVNSLIASNLESFASKYGVYLRRVSSSRYYFFCDYGILNRMIEDKFSLLKDFRKNSAESKIPLTLSVGVSYGWNDFPSIGKTSLNNLELALVRGGDQAVLRENTPQAKTIYFGGNSESRTQKSRTRARAISTALQTIISESEDVFIVGHRFPDMDALGAAITMKNFVNMSGKEAYVVYDPEQLMPEVSRAIDLVNETEEGFAHIIKLETAFDMKTENSLLIMVDHSKTTQTLSLDFYKSFSKLVVIDHHRRDDDFPEHALLSYIESSASSASELAVELLQFHEYNSKMTVTDASIALAGIELDTKHFTKATTSRTFEVAAYLRSQGADNNLIKGILATEFEKYKKINEIILNSEYVAPGVVVALGKPDQKYDNVATAKAADTLLDMADVQAAFSITNHQNGYISISARSFKDYNVQTIMEAMGGGGHFNAAATQIYERNIDEVKHDLIALIKERENEQ, encoded by the coding sequence ATGAAAAGTGTACAGAGGTTTTCACCAATAACAATTGTGTTAGTCATGGTTATCGTGCAAGCCCTGGAAAGTTTTTTGCTTATCTTTTCGGGCTCACGAATGATGGCTGTGTTCTATCTTTTTTTGATGAACATCCTTATCACAGTTGGCATCTTACTTCAAGCTCGAAATTATCGTTTAAGAAGAGTTGAATTTATCAGAAAAATAAATGATGAAGCAGAAAACTCACTCAATGCAACCTTAGACAATATGCCTATCGGTGTCATCCGCTACAATAAAGAGACCTATGAGCCGGAATGGTTCAACCCCTTTATCGATTTGATTTATCATGGGGATGATCGTGTCCTTGATAAAGAAGAAGTTAAGGCAATTATTCAAAAATATCATGAAGAAAGAAATCAATTTTTCACGATTGAGAAGAAAAAATATTTTATAACCTTAGATGACGAAAAAAATCTTATTTATTTAGCTGATGCCACTTCTGAGGCTAACAGTCGTGAGAGCTTGCAGGAAAGCCGTGCTGTTATTGGAAGCATTTCGGTTGATAACTATGATGATGTCACAGATTTGATTGCGGACAGTGAACGGACCAAGGTTAATAGTTTGATTGCCAGCAATTTGGAAAGTTTTGCAAGCAAATACGGTGTATATTTGCGCCGTGTCTCAAGCAGCCGTTACTATTTCTTTTGTGATTACGGCATTTTGAACCGAATGATTGAGGATAAGTTTTCTTTACTGAAAGATTTCCGTAAGAATTCAGCTGAAAGCAAGATTCCTCTCACATTATCTGTGGGTGTATCCTATGGCTGGAATGATTTCCCAAGTATTGGGAAAACCTCCCTGAACAATCTTGAGTTAGCTTTAGTGCGCGGTGGGGACCAAGCAGTTCTTAGGGAGAATACGCCGCAAGCCAAAACAATTTATTTCGGTGGTAATTCTGAAAGTCGTACTCAAAAATCAAGAACGCGTGCGCGTGCTATTTCAACAGCATTGCAAACGATCATCAGTGAAAGTGAAGATGTCTTTATCGTAGGTCATCGTTTCCCAGATATGGATGCCCTAGGTGCGGCAATTACGATGAAAAATTTTGTCAATATGTCGGGAAAAGAAGCCTATGTGGTCTATGATCCTGAACAATTGATGCCAGAGGTGAGCCGAGCCATTGATCTAGTAAATGAAACTGAAGAAGGTTTCGCACATATTATTAAACTTGAAACAGCTTTTGATATGAAAACGGAAAATTCCTTACTGATCATGGTTGACCACTCGAAGACGACACAAACACTCAGTCTTGATTTCTATAAGTCCTTTAGTAAACTGGTTGTTATTGATCATCATCGTCGAGATGATGATTTCCCTGAGCATGCCTTACTTTCTTATATTGAATCAAGCGCAAGTTCAGCCAGTGAGTTAGCAGTCGAACTTTTACAATTCCATGAATATAACTCGAAAATGACGGTAACTGATGCTAGTATTGCGTTAGCTGGGATTGAGTTGGATACGAAGCATTTCACCAAAGCAACAACTTCCCGTACGTTTGAAGTGGCTGCTTATCTTCGCTCGCAAGGTGCTGACAATAACCTGATTAAAGGAATATTGGCCACTGAGTTTGAAAAATATAAAAAAATTAATGAAATTATTCTTAACTCTGAATATGTTGCGCCAGGAGTTGTGGTTGCCTTAGGGAAACCTGACCAAAAATATGATAATGTTGCGACTGCCAAAGCCGCAGACACTTTGCTTGATATGGCAGATGTTCAAGCCGCATTCTCGATTACAAATCACCAAAATGGTTATATTTCTATCTCGGCGCGTTCATTCAAAGATTATAACGTCCAAACGATTATGGAAGCCATGGGAGGGGGCGGACACTTTAATGCCGCTGCCACACAAATTTACGAACGAAATATCGATGAAGTCAAACATGACCTTATCGCATTAATTAAGGAAAGAGAGAACGAACAATGA
- a CDS encoding HAD family hydrolase, with the protein MNKFKAVIFDMDGVLVDTEQFYAQRREEFFSNHNISIQHMKYSDFIGGNMREIWPQILGVDFDQDEAAKLHAAYLKLKDNNPLPYKDLLFPDVKAVLEALENDNFKIGLASSSAMQDIDEMLNIHGLRPYFKSILSGNDLKATKPHPEIYQLSMKALNVKPEETLIIEDSEKGIAAGKAAGATVWAIEDTRFGMNQSAADAWFPNLTAVKEKLESFSAN; encoded by the coding sequence ATGAACAAGTTTAAAGCGGTAATTTTTGACATGGATGGTGTCCTCGTTGACACGGAACAATTCTATGCTCAAAGACGTGAAGAATTCTTTAGCAATCATAATATTTCAATCCAACACATGAAATACTCTGATTTTATCGGAGGGAATATGCGAGAAATCTGGCCGCAAATCTTAGGTGTAGATTTTGACCAAGACGAAGCAGCAAAGCTGCACGCAGCATATTTAAAATTAAAAGACAATAATCCACTTCCTTATAAAGATTTGCTTTTCCCAGATGTTAAGGCCGTTTTAGAAGCCTTAGAAAATGATAACTTTAAAATCGGTTTAGCTTCCAGCTCGGCCATGCAAGATATTGACGAAATGCTTAATATACATGGCTTACGTCCTTACTTCAAGTCAATCCTTTCCGGCAATGATTTGAAGGCAACCAAACCACACCCAGAAATTTATCAGCTAAGCATGAAGGCGCTCAATGTAAAGCCGGAAGAAACCTTAATCATTGAGGATTCCGAAAAAGGAATTGCGGCAGGTAAGGCAGCTGGAGCTACAGTCTGGGCGATTGAAGATACGCGTTTTGGAATGAATCAGTCCGCAGCAGATGCATGGTTTCCCAATCTCACGGCTGTTAAAGAAAAACTAGAAAGCTTTTCAGCAAACTGA